In Candidatus Bathyarchaeota archaeon, the following proteins share a genomic window:
- a CDS encoding AAA family ATPase, translated as MDYFGEEIETIRGKKWNWRTFKSTEGYPVSDNLLDWVIGQERALNECYLCLDEWVHKLKNLEKEKWYDAWKDPDKEKPNATKAAPPGPYLLLLGDPGTGKSLIGRALAVHLTELYKKHKIHLQDVVCWQNNLIPSEPKISCHPAGEGKKVIFKQKLKETKKLFLQKVGMKALIYLMIGVASIFMFAGFYYLLQQKLQWDANVANAFGLPVQEAYGGNFATYILDAFVSIGTTTFLPAGMMLMFLILVVALGRFGMMGGAKGVGGAKATKVPKLIVDNTKRVAPFIDATGHGSAQLFGSIAWDPLQTGGLGTPEHQRVSAGDVHRAHTGILFIDEIKNLNPSQTVTLLTVLEDGQLSITLRSRWDEGNTAAMAVATEPVPCMCFLVGAGNFDSIGHVHPALMDRIYGYGKVVRMNNDMPNTVENRRKCVQFVAQEVSRFHLIPFSREACEEIIDEGRRRSNKRDGLTTKFRPMISIVKTAATLAIREGCIVVDRKYVREAIEKHCKTIQKQILEHQISERGKLLDIKPEGARLGRIYGLAVVADPYSGEMTGNVLTVKGFLEKRDNGNNNHLKGYYKVTGIAKGGKERFITDSVAKVRSVILQKYGVDVAQDFFTHIDFAQSYGVDGPSAGVTMTILLCSLIEGKSIRQDVAVTGEINVGVDGEIPVTAVGGLHEKIKAAEAWGFRKVMIPARNYKHSIDPRDYDIEVVAGETLKDYLKECLADHQKPFNNFRKIDFGK; from the coding sequence GTGGATTATTTCGGAGAAGAAATAGAAACGATCCGTGGAAAGAAATGGAACTGGAGAACCTTCAAATCTACCGAAGGCTATCCCGTCTCCGACAACCTTCTTGATTGGGTCATCGGACAAGAACGTGCTTTGAACGAGTGCTACTTGTGCCTTGACGAATGGGTTCACAAACTCAAAAATCTTGAGAAAGAAAAATGGTATGACGCGTGGAAAGACCCTGACAAAGAAAAACCAAATGCCACGAAGGCGGCTCCCCCAGGCCCTTACTTACTTCTGCTAGGCGACCCGGGAACTGGAAAGTCTCTTATCGGCAGGGCACTTGCTGTTCATTTAACTGAGTTATATAAAAAGCATAAAATTCATCTTCAAGATGTTGTTTGTTGGCAAAACAATTTGATTCCCAGCGAACCAAAAATTTCTTGCCACCCTGCAGGTGAAGGAAAAAAAGTAATCTTTAAGCAAAAATTGAAAGAAACCAAAAAACTTTTTCTCCAAAAAGTGGGAATGAAAGCTCTGATTTATTTGATGATCGGAGTGGCATCTATCTTCATGTTCGCGGGTTTTTACTATCTGTTGCAACAAAAACTACAATGGGACGCCAATGTTGCTAACGCGTTTGGGTTACCAGTCCAAGAAGCGTATGGAGGTAACTTTGCCACGTACATACTGGACGCCTTCGTTTCCATAGGCACCACTACATTCCTGCCAGCCGGCATGATGCTCATGTTTCTGATACTAGTAGTTGCTTTAGGACGGTTTGGAATGATGGGAGGCGCAAAAGGTGTTGGGGGAGCTAAGGCTACTAAAGTGCCAAAACTCATAGTGGACAACACCAAGAGAGTTGCACCATTCATTGACGCAACAGGTCATGGTTCGGCACAGTTGTTCGGCAGCATCGCTTGGGACCCGCTGCAGACTGGCGGTTTAGGAACACCAGAACATCAAAGGGTGTCGGCAGGTGATGTCCACCGGGCACATACGGGCATCCTCTTCATTGACGAGATTAAAAACTTGAATCCGTCCCAGACAGTGACTTTGTTAACTGTACTGGAAGATGGACAGTTATCTATTACTTTGAGAAGCCGCTGGGACGAAGGAAATACCGCGGCGATGGCTGTAGCTACCGAACCGGTGCCATGCATGTGCTTTCTGGTAGGGGCTGGAAACTTTGACAGCATTGGACATGTACACCCTGCTCTTATGGACAGAATCTACGGCTACGGCAAGGTTGTTAGAATGAACAACGACATGCCCAACACTGTTGAAAATCGAAGGAAATGTGTTCAATTTGTTGCTCAAGAAGTTTCACGTTTCCATCTAATACCTTTCAGCAGAGAAGCATGTGAAGAGATTATAGATGAAGGACGTAGAAGAAGCAACAAAAGAGACGGATTAACGACAAAATTTCGGCCAATGATATCTATAGTGAAAACTGCTGCGACCTTAGCTATTAGGGAAGGTTGCATAGTTGTTGACAGAAAATATGTGAGGGAAGCTATAGAAAAACATTGCAAAACAATTCAGAAGCAGATCCTTGAACACCAAATAAGCGAAAGAGGCAAACTTCTTGACATTAAACCCGAAGGTGCAAGACTTGGTCGAATTTACGGTCTAGCAGTCGTTGCTGATCCATACAGCGGTGAAATGACGGGCAACGTATTGACCGTCAAAGGGTTTCTAGAGAAGCGTGACAATGGAAATAATAATCACCTGAAAGGATACTACAAAGTAACTGGAATCGCAAAAGGTGGCAAAGAACGGTTTATTACGGACAGCGTCGCAAAAGTCAGAAGTGTCATTTTACAAAAATATGGAGTAGACGTGGCTCAAGACTTTTTCACTCACATAGACTTTGCTCAATCTTACGGCGTTGACGGACCAAGCGCCGGCGTTACAATGACCATTCTACTCTGCTCCTTGATAGAAGGAAAATCAATCCGTCAAGACGTCGCCGTTACTGGCGAAATTAACGTCGGTGTGGATGGAGAAATACCCGTAACAGCTGTAGGCGGACTTCACGAGAAAATCAAGGCTGCCGAGGCATGGGGCTTCAGAAAGGTCATGATTCCAGCGAGAAACTATAAACATTCGATAGATCCCAGAGACTACGACATAGAGGTAGTTGCTGGCGAGACATTGAAAGACTACCTAAAAGAGTGTCTGGCCGATCACCAAAAGCCTTTCAACAATTTTAGAAAAATCGATTTTGGCAAATAA
- a CDS encoding TrmB family transcriptional regulator, producing METIVESPQKVVKLYDKNTGVWKFVRKDKGPIRSIELIENMFQKLGLSKNEIRVYVYLARFREQKASEISEALSLHRTETYRILRDLEKRSLVSSVFEKPLKFIATPFERAIDALIEAKKLRIQRLERKKKDLINIWLSLPRPEVKQNRKEVFQILEGEEQIGFKANEIIQNAQGEINVFASEEDLARLYHSGFMDKLERLSKKDFDVKLLTCNSPKSRFFVEKIRLTNMRYALSDVKDVPTFILVDQEQLLLTIRKNTENYGGKAKRAKIAALWTNYGAFVKALGKLFSELWKVEEPLKIVSSS from the coding sequence ATGGAAACAATTGTAGAAAGCCCCCAAAAAGTTGTTAAACTTTATGACAAAAACACTGGGGTATGGAAATTTGTTAGAAAAGATAAGGGACCAATTAGATCCATAGAACTCATTGAGAATATGTTTCAAAAGCTCGGTCTGTCTAAGAACGAAATCAGAGTCTATGTTTACCTTGCTCGTTTCAGAGAACAAAAAGCAAGTGAGATTTCTGAGGCACTTAGTCTCCACAGAACAGAAACCTACAGAATACTGCGAGACTTGGAAAAGAGAAGCTTAGTATCATCAGTTTTCGAGAAGCCTTTGAAATTCATCGCTACACCTTTCGAACGGGCAATAGATGCTCTTATCGAGGCAAAGAAGCTGAGAATCCAGCGGTTAGAAAGGAAAAAGAAAGACTTGATCAACATATGGCTCTCTCTTCCCCGTCCTGAAGTGAAACAGAACAGAAAGGAAGTCTTCCAGATACTTGAAGGTGAAGAGCAGATTGGTTTCAAGGCAAACGAAATAATCCAAAACGCGCAGGGTGAAATCAACGTCTTTGCCTCTGAAGAAGACCTTGCAAGATTATACCATTCAGGTTTTATGGATAAACTTGAAAGGCTTTCAAAGAAAGACTTCGATGTTAAACTTCTGACATGTAATTCGCCGAAAAGCCGCTTTTTTGTTGAAAAAATAAGGCTGACGAATATGAGGTATGCGCTTTCAGATGTTAAAGATGTTCCCACGTTCATTTTGGTGGATCAAGAGCAGCTTCTCCTTACAATTAGAAAAAATACTGAAAATTATGGCGGAAAAGCGAAGCGGGCGAAAATTGCGGCTTTGTGGACGAATTACGGGGCTTTCGTTAAGGCTTTAGGGAAGCTTTTTTCGGAGTTGTGGAAGGTTGAAGAACCCTTGAAAATCGTTTCTTCATCTTAG